From the Streptomyces syringium genome, one window contains:
- a CDS encoding DUF1737 domain-containing protein: MSTPPDGLPVYRVLTGPDDATFCRRVSEAIGLGYELHEGPAVTFNGESVIVAQALVWPTRS; the protein is encoded by the coding sequence ATGAGCACACCACCAGACGGATTGCCCGTCTACCGCGTCCTGACCGGACCGGACGACGCCACGTTCTGCCGGCGCGTGAGCGAAGCGATCGGTCTTGGCTACGAACTGCACGAAGGCCCTGCCGTCACCTTCAACGGTGAGAGCGTCATCGTCGCCCAGGCGCTGGTCTGGCCCACACGGTCGTAG